A window of Hymenobacter aerilatus contains these coding sequences:
- a CDS encoding phosphoribosylanthranilate isomerase encodes MFPTPLATYPLSSANSPGLRIKVCGMRSDANIREVANLGVDFMGFIFYAKSPRCAVPTLSVKTLNKLPSSVLKVGVFVNETTDIIRQRVAEYGLDLVQLHGQESPAQCAELRSVSILVIKAFSVGEEFDFAQAAPYVNCCNYFLFDTKGPELGGNGTTFNWQLLAKYPLSVPYFLAGGLDLAHAQELQTLRLPGLFGIDLNSRFELAPGEKDVGKLRQLFQRLRPGSNISST; translated from the coding sequence ATGTTTCCTACCCCACTCGCTACGTATCCGTTGTCGTCTGCTAATAGTCCTGGCCTGCGCATTAAGGTGTGCGGCATGCGCTCCGACGCCAACATCCGAGAAGTAGCCAACCTGGGCGTAGACTTCATGGGGTTCATCTTCTACGCCAAGTCGCCGCGCTGTGCTGTGCCAACGCTCAGCGTAAAAACGCTCAACAAGCTACCCTCTTCTGTTTTGAAGGTAGGCGTATTTGTAAACGAAACCACGGATATTATTCGGCAGCGGGTGGCAGAATACGGCCTCGATCTGGTGCAGTTGCACGGGCAGGAGTCGCCCGCGCAATGCGCCGAGTTGCGTTCCGTGAGCATTCTTGTTATCAAGGCTTTCTCGGTAGGTGAGGAGTTTGACTTCGCACAAGCTGCACCTTACGTGAACTGCTGCAATTACTTCTTGTTCGATACCAAAGGCCCGGAGCTAGGGGGTAACGGCACTACGTTCAATTGGCAACTGCTGGCGAAGTATCCGTTGAGCGTACCCTATTTTCTGGCTGGCGGACTCGATCTAGCCCACGCACAGGAATTGCAAACGCTGCGCCTACCTGGTCTCTTCGGCATCGACCTAAACAGCCGCTTCGAGCTGGCACCCGGCGAAAAGGACGTGGGTAAGCTGCGGCAGCTGTTTCAGCGGCTCCGGCCCGGCAGTAATATCTCAAGCACTTAG
- the trpC gene encoding indole-3-glycerol phosphate synthase TrpC, which yields MSTETILDKIITHKRHEVAERRELVPTKLLERSLYMDAQPLSLRRYLLRDDLSGIIAEFKRKSPSKGFINQYAPVERTTLGYMQAGASALSVLTDTEFFGGKTEDLTIARRYNFCPILRKDFVIDEYQIIEAKSMGADVILLIAAVLSADEVARLGQFARSLGLEVLLEVHNAEELARTLHPEAVSLVGVNNRNLHDFSVSLETSVTLAEQIPAEFVKVTESGLTSAADITYLRSVGYRGFLMGEAFMRHSRPEKACAALVQELRATEPAVIL from the coding sequence ATGTCAACTGAAACTATTCTCGACAAAATCATCACCCACAAGCGCCACGAGGTAGCCGAGCGCCGCGAGCTGGTGCCCACCAAGCTGCTGGAGCGCAGCTTATATATGGACGCGCAACCACTCAGCCTGCGCCGCTACCTGCTCCGCGACGACCTGAGCGGCATCATTGCCGAGTTCAAGCGCAAGTCGCCCAGCAAGGGGTTTATCAACCAATATGCCCCCGTGGAGCGTACTACTCTGGGCTACATGCAGGCGGGCGCTTCGGCCTTGTCGGTGCTGACGGATACGGAGTTTTTCGGCGGGAAAACTGAGGACCTGACCATTGCGCGGCGCTACAATTTCTGCCCCATCCTGCGCAAGGATTTCGTGATTGACGAGTACCAGATCATCGAAGCCAAGAGCATGGGGGCTGATGTGATACTGCTGATTGCCGCTGTACTTTCAGCTGATGAGGTAGCGCGCCTGGGCCAGTTCGCCCGCTCGCTGGGCCTTGAAGTGCTATTGGAAGTGCACAACGCCGAGGAACTCGCCCGCACGCTGCACCCCGAAGCCGTGAGCCTGGTAGGCGTCAACAACCGCAATCTGCACGACTTTTCGGTAAGCCTGGAAACCTCCGTGACCCTGGCCGAGCAGATTCCGGCGGAGTTTGTGAAAGTAACCGAAAGCGGCCTCACCTCCGCCGCTGACATCACTTACCTGCGTAGCGTAGGCTACCGCGGTTTTTTGATGGGCGAGGCCTTCATGCGCCACAGCCGGCCCGAGAAGGCCTGCGCGGCCTTGGTGCAGGAGCTGCGTGCCACAGAACCGGCTGTTATTCTTTAA